From Ictidomys tridecemlineatus isolate mIctTri1 chromosome 2, mIctTri1.hap1, whole genome shotgun sequence, the proteins below share one genomic window:
- the Klhl22 gene encoding kelch-like protein 22 isoform X4, with protein MFAGGLKEMEQEEVLIHGVSYNAMCQILHFIYTSELELSLSNVQETLVAACQLQIPEIIHFCCDFLMSWVDEENILDVYRLAELFDLSRLTEQLDTYILKNFVAFSRTDKYRQLPLEKVYSLLSSNRLEVSCETEVYEGALLYHYTLEQVQADQISLHEPPKLLETVRFPLMEAEVLQRLHDKLDPSPLRDTVASALMYHRNESLQPSLQSPQTELRSDFQCVVGFGGIHSTPSTVLSDQAKYLNPLLGEWKHFTASLAPRMSNQGIAVLNNFVYLIGGDNNVQGFRAESRCWRYDPRHNRWFQIQSLQQEHADLCVCVVGRYIYAVAGRDYHNDLNAVERYDPATNSWTYVAPLKREVYAHAGATLEGKMYVTCGRRGEDYLKETHCYDPGSNTWHTLADGPVRRAWHGMATLLDKLYVIGGSNNDAGYRRDVHQVACYSCTSGQWSSVCPLPAGHGEPGIAVLDSRIYVLGGRSHNRGSRTGYVHIYDVEKDCWEEGPQLDNSISGLAACVLTLPRSLLLEPPRGTPDRSQADPDFASEVMSVSDWEEFDNSSED; from the exons ATCCCAGAAATTATCCATTTCTGCTGTGATTTCCTCATGTCCTGGGTGGACGAGGAGAATATCCTTGATGTCTACCGGCTGGCAGAGCTTTTTGACTTGAGCCGCCTGACGGAGCAGCTGGACACCTACATCCTCAAAAACTTTGTAGCCTTCTCACGGACTGACAAGTATCGCCAGCTTCCCTTGGAGAAGGTCTACTCCCTCCTCAGCAGCAATCGCCTGGAGGTGTCctgtgagactgaggtgtatgAGGGGGCCCTGCTCTACCATTACACCTTGGAGCAGGTGCAGGCTGACCAGATCTCACTGCATGAACCTCCCAAGCTCCTTGAAACAGTGCGGTTTCCTCTGATGGAAGCTGAGGTCCTTCAGCGGCTACATGACAAGCTGGACCCCAGCCCACTGAGGGACACAGTGGCCAGTGCCCTTATGTATCATCGGAATGAGAGCCTGCAGCCCAGCCTGCAGAGCCCCCAGACGGAGCTTCGTTCAGACTTCCAGTGTGTTGTAGGGTTTGGGGGCATTCACTCCACACCATCCACAGTCCTCAGTGACCAGGCCAAGTACCTGAATCCCCTGCTAGGAGAATGGAAACACTTCACTGCCTCTCTGGCCCCCCGCATGTCCAACCAGGGCATTGCAGTGCTCAACAACTTCGTGTATTTGATTGGAGGGGACAACAATGTCCAAGGATTCCGAGCTGAGTCCCGATGCTGGAG GTATGACCCACGACACAACCGCTGGTTCCAGATCCAGTCCTTGCAGCAGGAGCATGcagacctgtgtgtgtgtgttgtgggaaGGTACATCTATGCTGTGGCAGGCCGAGACTACCACAACGACTTGAATGCTGTGGAGCGCTATGATCCTGCTACCAACTCTTGGACATATGTAGCCCCACTCAAGAGGGAG GTGTATGCCCACGCAGGTGCAACACTGGAGGGGAAGATGTATGTTACCTGTGGCCGCAGAGGGGAAGACTACCTGAAAGAGACACACTGCTACGATCCAGGCAGCAACACCTGGCATACACTGGCAGATGGGCCTGTGCGTCGAGCCTGGCATGGCATGGCCACTCTCCTAGACAAGCTGTATGTGATTGGGGGCAGCAACAATGATGCCGGCTATAGGAGGGACGTGCACCAG GTGGCCTGCTACAGCTGCACATCTGGGCAATGGTCTTCTGTCTGCCCACTCCCAGCTGGACATGGCGAGCCTGGCATTGCCGTGCTGGACAGCAGGATTTATGTGCTGGGTGGCCGCTCTCACAACCGTGGCAGCCGCACAGGCTATGTGCACATCTatgatgtggagaaggactgctgggAGGAGGGGCCCCAGCTGGACAACTCCATCTCTGGCCTGGCGGCCTGTGTGCTCACTCTGCCTCGCTCCCTGCTCCTTGAGCCACCCCGTGGGACCCCCGACCGCAGTCAGGCCGACCCGGACTTCGCCTCTGAGGTGATGAGTGTGTCAGATTGGGAGGAGTTTGACAACTCTAGTGAGGACTAG